CAGTGATTATTCAGGAGTTTGGGATCCGGATGATGTACTAACACAGATCCGATCTTTAATAAACAGTCATAAATCTGAAGAGCTTAGAAATAAAACATTAGCTTATCAAAGCACAATTCTAAAATTGGAACAAAGGCCAGCATCTCATCTTCCCTATGGTTATATTAAAGGGACTGAAAACAAGCCGAAAATTGATGTTTCAAACGGACAAGCTTATGTAGTTTTTCTGATCTATTATCTTTCAAGCTGGGGTTACTCAAATAAAGTAATTGCAAAATTTCTTAACGCTTGTAAGATAAGGTCTCCCAAAGGTACAGATTGGACCCAGGGAACTATTGATAAAATTCTGCATAATTACTTCTATCTGGGCCATACAAGTTGGAATGTAAGAGAAAGCAGAAATAATAGTAAAAGAAAACCAATTGGGCAGTTTGAATTATTCCCTGGTACCCATACTGGGATTGTGCCGCATTACCTAGGAGTCCTAGTAGATCAAATTAGAAACTTTAAATCTACTTATGGTCAAAAGATGGAGACACCTTTTTTGCTTAAGGATTTACTAAAATGTGTTCAGTGTGATTGTGTTCTGGAAGCCAAAAATACAACATCAGGAAAAAGTAATTCGAGTAGACGTGTGTATCGATGCAACTCATGTAAAGAGTTTATTGTAATCGACACAATACATGAGATTACTTTCCAACAGCTTTTTAGTTATTTGAGTATCAATCATAAGCAAATGTTTGAAGGCTCTAAAAAGCTATTAAATAAGTGGAAAGAAAATTTAAAAAAACAATCAAAAGAAATTGACAAGGATAAAGAATATGTCATCTTCTTGGAAAGAACTCTTGATTATGAATTAATTGGTCATGAACAGGAGTTAAAGCAGGAAGCAAATCTCATGCTCTCTGAATTACAGTCTATTCAAGAAAAAATTCTTCATTTAGAAGAGCAAATCGACATATTGTTGGAAGATGAAAATCTCGAAACATTATTTAACAACTTCTTTGAATGCAAGCATGAGGCTTTAAGTCAGACTGAATTGCGCTGCTTTACGTTACATTTTATTAAGGAAATCAAATACGACTTTAAAACCAAAAAGCCTGCAATTGAATTCAGCAAAACTCCGTTTCTAACCCTTGAAGGATGGGGCAAATTAACAACAAACTAGAAGTTGTTGAATAACCGCAAAAAGTACAGGTACTGTAGACAAATGACCGCATTGTCCATAAAGAGTTGTTGACCTTTGATTATCCGAATCTCCGAAAGCCTTTAAATCAAGGCTTTTTTAGAAACTTAAGTGCGGTTGTTTGGAAGTCTTTTGATGATAAGATATCCAAATGACCGTGAGTTTATTAGGCATTGTAGACAAATAACCGCACTTTTAAACAAGCAGTTTAGAAAAATTTGCTGTAAGTTATGTTAATTATTAAACTTGAAAGGAGCAGATTGATTTATCTCAATTGGCAATTGGCAGCTTATAGTGAAATCACCAAAGGTCTAAAACAATGTTAACTCAGTAGTTTTATATTTTTGGATCTCTTTTAAATTGTAACCTTATAATCAAGCAAATATAATAAAGATAAGTAAATAAGTGTTTTTTAATTTTCTTGCATTTGGCACCAGAAGCACTGGGCAAATGGATTAGTGTAACCAACTATCCGTTTGCCCTTTTTTATTTGTCTTAAACCTCAGTTACATATTTATAAATAGGGAGGAGCTAATTTTATGGTCAAAACAAAAGAAAACTATCCGGTTGTACTTAAAGCAAGTGATATTGCTGAAATATTAGGAGTTTCGGAACCTACAGCATACAAGTTAA
This genomic window from Bacillus oleivorans contains:
- a CDS encoding recombinase family protein — its product is MNMNNKSKGIESNQHVLTTKIKEIIAQTVHNLMHPLDFYLVSEIENPLLKPAIGYIRYSSLKQKDKYSVDIQKQEILQRAKEEGYYILLWCVDEAVSATHNRAIDRPWMQVLYQTALLDEFQGAIFFYDDSRISRQTSDFVLQVYKPLVMLRPYLKFYCSDYSGVWDPDDVLTQIRSLINSHKSEELRNKTLAYQSTILKLEQRPASHLPYGYIKGTENKPKIDVSNGQAYVVFLIYYLSSWGYSNKVIAKFLNACKIRSPKGTDWTQGTIDKILHNYFYLGHTSWNVRESRNNSKRKPIGQFELFPGTHTGIVPHYLGVLVDQIRNFKSTYGQKMETPFLLKDLLKCVQCDCVLEAKNTTSGKSNSSRRVYRCNSCKEFIVIDTIHEITFQQLFSYLSINHKQMFEGSKKLLNKWKENLKKQSKEIDKDKEYVIFLERTLDYELIGHEQELKQEANLMLSELQSIQEKILHLEEQIDILLEDENLETLFNNFFECKHEALSQTELRCFTLHFIKEIKYDFKTKKPAIEFSKTPFLTLEGWGKLTTN